The DNA sequence CTCGGTGTGGATGAATTTCCCTTTAAATTGGATCTCTCGAAAGCTCCTCGCGGGATTGTTTTCATGCAGCGTGACAGCGATCAAAACGGTCTCATATCATTTAAAGAAGTATTGGGAGAATTCAAGATGCCACCCAATCCAAATGAAACGCAAAAAATTCAATATGAAACAAGGCTGGCTCATATTGAAGATGCATTCCGCAGAGCAGACGTTAATCACGACAAATCAATAGATAAAACTGAATTTCTAAGTGAAGCAGCCCTGGAAGCTCTTGCACCTCATCTTGTTTCAAAAAACAGGAACCTCAGCAGCACATTAGTACCCCGATCTCCAGGCTCCAAGGAGGCAGACAGCGACACTGGAATGTGGATCATTCTCGCATTAAACGCATTATTGCTGGTGGGAGTAACCATCTTCCTGATTCGAAAAACAAAAATATCTGCTCGGTAGTGATTGTATTATGCATGCTTTAAAATAGGCCAAGACTGGTCAGTTTTTCAAAAACCATATTGGATGCAATGAAGAATCTTTGTGTTTTTTTGACAACGATCGTTTTTAATAAGCAAGTACAGAAACGCATCCCCCCCAAGCAGAAAGTCTTTAAACTGTGTGATGCACATGCCACATTGAATGTTTGCAAAGGTCGGGATACAACTATGTAGGTCTTTGAAATGCGAGATGCCAGGTATCGTAAACTAAGAACTATTGATGTTGCTTAAATAACCAGTCAATCATCCCAGACGAATTTTTATATGATTCAGACCAGCTGTCATGGCCGACTCCTTTGAGCTCATAATATTCTGGAGTACTACCAACTTTTCTCAGTGCGTCAATCATCTTTCTTGATTCTGTAACGGGGACCGAATGGTCGGCGTCACCATGGACAACCCAGAGCGGTAGACTTGTATACTCAGACACATTATTCGGATCTCCTCCTCCGCAGATAGGGGACGCAGCGGCAAATAATTCCGGATAGCGAGCGATCATACTCCATGTACCGTATCCACCCATTGAATAGCCGGTAATATAAATCCTCTTTGGGTCGATTGCGTGCTTAGTAGAAACATCCAGGATCATGTGGTAAATCTGATCCAGTAAATTGTGTTCTAGTGCGTCATTTAACCTTAACGATGATGACCATTGCATGTTCTCAGGACACTGAGGAGCAAGGAGATAGCATGGAAATCTTTCCTGCCAACTGGAAGTTGCCATTTGTTGTGGCAATGTTTTTAAATGAACTAGATTATCATCCCCTCTTTCCCCTGCACCATGTAGAAAAACAATGAGTGGATACTTTTGATGATCCTTAACATTTACCGGTTTCAGAAATTTGGCATGAAAAGGAATCTGCGATTTATCATTCGGAGTCGATCTTGAGTACGTAATAGATTCAAATTTACTAATTAAGTCAGGATCAAGCCCTTTTGCATGAATTTCCTGGCGTTCTTGATTTCTCATAACAGTCAAGGCAACTAAATTTGCCATCACCCAAAAGAACACGATCAAGAATTTATTTTTTATAAACTTCATACTTCTTCTTAGATACTATTAGGATGGAGAAAGATTCCTCATAATTTTTCAGCCATACGAATTCACATTTTTTATTTCTTACCTGTTGAATAATTACGAAGATAACCGTTTTATACGGTTAAACAACCAATAATTCCACAAAGGTTCTACATCCGCTCTCTGAAGAGAACCGACTATATACCTTCATTGGGTGATAATACAATAAGCCTCAATGGTTTCAACGTTTAGGGCATCGCTGATAGGTGAATGAAGTTTTAAAAATGCTGTATTTTTACTCTTCGAGACCATCAATCAATCGGCAGGCTTCCTCTGATTTAACTATGCACTATTTCTCTGCGTAACCTCGGCCTTCGAATTGTGTGTACGGGTTTCTTCACTATTCACGG is a window from the Gimesia benthica genome containing:
- a CDS encoding carboxylesterase family protein; this translates as MKFIKNKFLIVFFWVMANLVALTVMRNQERQEIHAKGLDPDLISKFESITYSRSTPNDKSQIPFHAKFLKPVNVKDHQKYPLIVFLHGAGERGDDNLVHLKTLPQQMATSSWQERFPCYLLAPQCPENMQWSSSLRLNDALEHNLLDQIYHMILDVSTKHAIDPKRIYITGYSMGGYGTWSMIARYPELFAAASPICGGGDPNNVSEYTSLPLWVVHGDADHSVPVTESRKMIDALRKVGSTPEYYELKGVGHDSWSESYKNSSGMIDWLFKQHQ